From the genome of Solidesulfovibrio carbinolicus, one region includes:
- a CDS encoding response regulator: protein MKPLAECLILLVDDTETNLDILVDALGEDYDVAVATDGPSALALAREQTPDLILLDIMMPGMDGYEVCRRLMADPATADTPVIFLTALTDVADKTRGFAAGGVDYVTKPFEPAEIKARARTHLSLRLARQELARQNEILEEKVRERTRELALTQDAIIEAMAGLAEYRDPETGAHIKRTRNYVRVLAEKLRGEPGYDGYFTDEIIDLLYKSAPLHDIGKVGVRDDILLKPGPLTDAEFAVMRRHTVYGRDAIQAAAKNLGDNSFLRLAQEIAYTHQERWDGTGYPQGLAGEAIPIPGRLMAIADVYDALISRRVYKAPFTHAQAVAVIRDGHGSHFDPAMVDAFLDVQETFRQIALKFTESDEERQALEQPYVA, encoded by the coding sequence ATGAAACCCTTGGCCGAATGCCTGATCCTGCTGGTGGATGACACGGAAACCAACCTGGACATCCTAGTGGACGCCCTGGGCGAGGACTATGACGTGGCCGTGGCCACCGACGGCCCGTCCGCCCTGGCCCTGGCCAGGGAGCAAACGCCCGACCTGATTCTTTTAGACATCATGATGCCCGGCATGGACGGCTACGAGGTCTGCCGCCGGCTCATGGCCGATCCGGCCACGGCGGACACGCCCGTCATCTTCCTCACGGCGCTCACCGACGTGGCCGACAAGACGCGCGGCTTTGCCGCCGGCGGCGTGGACTACGTGACCAAGCCCTTTGAGCCGGCGGAAATCAAAGCCCGGGCGCGCACCCATCTGTCCCTGCGCCTGGCCCGCCAGGAGCTGGCCCGGCAAAACGAGATCCTGGAGGAAAAAGTCCGGGAACGCACCCGCGAACTGGCCCTAACCCAGGACGCCATCATCGAGGCCATGGCCGGGCTGGCCGAATACCGCGACCCAGAAACCGGCGCGCACATCAAGCGCACCCGCAACTATGTGCGCGTGCTGGCCGAGAAACTGCGGGGAGAACCCGGGTACGACGGCTATTTCACGGACGAGATTATTGATCTGCTCTACAAGTCCGCGCCGCTGCACGACATCGGCAAGGTCGGCGTGCGCGACGACATCCTGCTCAAGCCCGGCCCCCTCACCGACGCCGAATTCGCGGTCATGCGCCGCCACACCGTCTACGGCCGCGACGCCATCCAGGCCGCCGCCAAAAACCTCGGCGACAACTCGTTTTTGCGCCTGGCCCAGGAGATCGCCTACACCCACCAGGAACGTTGGGACGGCACAGGCTACCCCCAGGGGCTGGCCGGGGAGGCCATCCCCATTCCCGGCCGGCTCATGGCCATCGCCGACGTCTACGACGCGCTCATTAGCCGGCGCGTCTACAAAGCCCCCTTCACCCACGCCCAGGCCGTGGCCGTCATCCGCGACGGCCACGGCAGCCATTTCGATCCGGCCATGGTCGACGCCTTCCTGGACGTTCAGGAAACCTTTAGGCAGATTGCCCTCAAATTTACCGAGAGCGACGAAGAACGCCAGGCGCTGGAGCAGCCCTATGTGGCCTGA
- a CDS encoding 4Fe-4S dicluster domain-containing protein: MDNKRGISSEWIGQAAKATGWEAELTRRGFLKLSACALTSLAFLGLGEAYGENAPLVILDSAQGVILADPTRCVACGRCELACTEYNDGRAQPSLARIKIARAVNFGPTGPTGGQAMHGDWGDGLVIQGVCRQCPHPVPCATACPQNAIIADTKTGARVVDAARCVGCRLCQQACPWGMLSFDEEAGVAAKCTLCHGKPKCVEACPAAALRYVPWRDLTRDGSPTRPALSVVSPETAKACLDCHVPAGAKAGK, encoded by the coding sequence ATGGACAACAAACGCGGCATCTCGTCGGAATGGATCGGACAGGCGGCCAAGGCCACCGGATGGGAGGCCGAGCTGACCCGACGGGGATTTCTCAAGCTCTCCGCCTGCGCGCTGACCAGTCTGGCCTTCCTGGGCCTTGGCGAGGCCTATGGCGAAAACGCCCCGCTGGTGATCCTGGACAGCGCCCAGGGCGTCATCCTGGCCGATCCCACCCGCTGCGTGGCCTGCGGCCGGTGCGAACTGGCCTGCACGGAATATAACGACGGCCGGGCCCAGCCGTCGTTGGCCCGCATCAAGATCGCCCGGGCCGTCAATTTCGGCCCAACCGGCCCCACCGGCGGCCAGGCCATGCACGGAGACTGGGGCGACGGGCTGGTGATCCAGGGCGTGTGCCGCCAGTGTCCCCATCCCGTGCCCTGCGCCACGGCCTGTCCTCAAAACGCCATCATCGCCGACACCAAAACCGGGGCCCGGGTGGTCGACGCCGCCCGGTGCGTGGGCTGCCGGCTGTGCCAGCAGGCCTGCCCCTGGGGCATGTTGTCCTTTGACGAGGAGGCCGGGGTGGCCGCCAAATGCACCCTGTGCCATGGCAAGCCCAAATGCGTGGAAGCCTGTCCGGCGGCGGCCCTGCGCTACGTGCCCTGGCGCGACCTCACCCGCGACGGCAGCCCGACCCGGCCCGCCCTGTCCGTCGTCTCCCCGGAGACGGCCAAGGCCTGCCTGGACTGCCATGTCCCGGCCGGCGCCAAGGCCGGAAAATAA
- a CDS encoding Hsp70 family protein, protein MALGIDFGTSNSAVGLLKDGLSCLVALEDGKQTIPSAIFYDTEEDAVRFGNEAIAFYMDGCEGRLLRSLKSILGSSLVNESTEVGYKNIAFKDIIVTFVRHLKATAETAVGHDVDRVVMGRPVRFVDADEQADVLAQAHLEEIARKAGFREVLFQYEPIAAALDYEQSVKQEELALIVDIGGGTSDFSVVRVSPDRRGKADRKQDILANTGVHVGGTDLDLKLSLEQVMPLFGYRTQTRSLHPGDPILDLPPMYYRELATWHKIVFLYNNRALQGVKNIKYHAQRQDLVDRLVRIIERQEGHRLAGDVEAAKIALSQQDAASISLNYVEKGLEASLRRQPFESDIAPETASIVLKINECLTLAGVPASAIETLFMTGGSTAIPCIAQACRQTVPAARLVEGSRFGSVGIGLALDAGRKFGP, encoded by the coding sequence GTGGCTCTTGGCATTGACTTTGGAACATCAAATTCCGCTGTTGGTTTGTTGAAGGACGGATTGTCTTGCCTCGTCGCGTTGGAGGACGGGAAACAGACGATCCCCAGCGCCATTTTTTATGACACGGAAGAAGATGCCGTGCGCTTTGGCAATGAAGCAATAGCGTTTTACATGGACGGCTGCGAAGGCCGGTTGCTGCGTTCGCTCAAAAGCATACTGGGTAGCTCGCTGGTCAACGAATCAACGGAAGTGGGGTACAAGAATATCGCCTTCAAGGATATCATTGTCACCTTTGTGCGGCATTTGAAGGCAACGGCGGAAACCGCTGTCGGCCATGACGTGGACCGCGTCGTCATGGGAAGGCCTGTCCGGTTTGTGGACGCCGACGAGCAGGCCGACGTCCTGGCCCAGGCGCATCTGGAAGAAATCGCCAGGAAAGCCGGTTTTCGCGAGGTGCTTTTCCAGTACGAACCCATTGCGGCCGCCTTGGATTACGAGCAGTCGGTAAAGCAGGAAGAACTCGCCCTCATTGTCGATATCGGCGGCGGAACGTCGGATTTTTCCGTTGTCAGGGTGTCGCCGGACAGGCGGGGCAAGGCCGACCGCAAGCAGGACATCCTGGCCAACACAGGCGTGCATGTCGGCGGAACCGATTTGGACCTGAAACTGAGCCTTGAGCAGGTGATGCCGCTTTTCGGCTACAGGACGCAGACCAGGAGCCTGCATCCCGGCGATCCCATTCTGGACTTGCCGCCAATGTACTATCGCGAGCTGGCGACTTGGCACAAGATCGTGTTTTTGTATAACAACAGGGCCTTGCAAGGGGTCAAGAACATCAAGTATCATGCCCAGCGCCAAGATTTGGTCGACAGGCTGGTCAGGATCATTGAGCGCCAGGAAGGTCATCGTCTGGCCGGCGATGTCGAAGCCGCGAAAATCGCGCTTTCGCAGCAGGATGCCGCCTCGATTTCCTTGAATTACGTGGAGAAAGGGCTGGAAGCTTCCCTGCGTCGCCAGCCATTCGAGTCCGACATTGCGCCTGAAACAGCAAGCATCGTGTTGAAAATAAACGAATGCCTCACCCTTGCCGGCGTCCCGGCCTCGGCCATTGAGACGCTTTTCATGACGGGCGGCAGCACCGCCATCCCGTGCATCGCCCAAGCCTGTCGCCAGACCGTGCCTGCTGCCCGCTTGGTGGAAGGGAGTCGGTTCGGCAGTGTGGGCATCGGGCTGGCTCTGGATGCCGGCAGGAAGTTCGGGCCATAA
- a CDS encoding autotransporter outer membrane beta-barrel domain-containing protein, translated as MSKVLHLVLLAALLALVAPRPADAAGAFNQFVGLGDSTLDSGYFRYTSTGNATADAMVAAAIAGGAQGGWAGPGIMTTTFLAGRFGLSAEPVSIGGTNFGNGSAYTAPLSATAGGTTAPGGLPGNVTATEQIACLLAANGGAANTQALYVVNSGNNDLIFVQKQGADWIAANPTFLNGVAAQFTASVASLQAAGARTVMVPNTFYTSTLTGLGGLVPASNVDEYARAVAYGNTKWSYLTAAGVRYIPADLTSLFQFVATNPTLFGFTPSSVLAANAPSPVAAMVTTWADITPVQLETYLFIDGHHLTTAGQKIESDYEASLMTAPSLMSLLAELPIQGGLARTAVIQGQIDLTGQHRGQARVNVWIGGGVGSLALRNFSGFPDVAGTPFTGSAGLDYQLPCGLIVGAAFTAGTQTQQFSMGGGHFDQNDQTLSLYSAYQAGPAWGDVVASYGFLQDKIARDVALGLFTDSNSATTTGTTLGLALRAGGDIRLGQVVTGPVAGLVLQQVRIQGFAESGTSGAATGGNGVAALSFGQQMRDSAISQLGWRAAIEAGGWRPFVEAKWHHELVDQADRKVKAALTTTTAQPYSMAAAPVKADWGTASLGTSYKINERVMVRGAASAMAFDAQTVSYGGDLGLSVSF; from the coding sequence ATGTCAAAAGTGCTGCATCTTGTGCTTCTTGCCGCCCTGCTCGCCCTCGTCGCGCCTCGCCCGGCCGACGCCGCAGGGGCGTTCAATCAGTTTGTCGGCCTTGGCGACAGCACTCTGGACAGCGGCTATTTTCGCTATACGTCCACGGGAAACGCGACCGCCGACGCCATGGTCGCCGCCGCCATCGCCGGCGGAGCCCAGGGCGGATGGGCCGGCCCCGGGATCATGACCACCACGTTCTTGGCGGGCCGGTTCGGCCTCTCCGCCGAGCCGGTCAGCATCGGCGGCACCAATTTCGGCAACGGCAGCGCCTATACGGCACCCCTGAGCGCCACGGCCGGCGGCACGACGGCTCCCGGTGGCCTGCCCGGCAACGTGACCGCCACCGAGCAGATCGCTTGCCTCCTGGCCGCCAACGGGGGCGCCGCCAACACCCAGGCGCTCTATGTCGTCAACAGCGGCAACAACGATCTGATCTTCGTGCAAAAACAGGGAGCCGACTGGATCGCCGCCAATCCGACCTTCCTCAACGGCGTGGCGGCCCAGTTCACGGCCAGCGTGGCCAGCTTGCAGGCGGCCGGAGCGCGCACCGTCATGGTGCCCAACACCTTTTACACCTCGACCCTGACCGGCCTGGGCGGCCTCGTCCCGGCCAGCAATGTTGACGAATACGCCCGCGCCGTGGCCTACGGAAACACCAAATGGTCGTACCTGACGGCGGCCGGCGTGCGGTACATCCCCGCCGACCTCACCAGCCTGTTCCAGTTCGTGGCCACCAATCCCACCCTGTTCGGGTTCACGCCGTCCTCGGTGCTGGCGGCCAACGCCCCGTCCCCGGTTGCCGCCATGGTGACCACCTGGGCCGACATCACGCCCGTCCAATTGGAAACATATCTGTTCATCGACGGCCATCACCTGACCACGGCCGGCCAAAAAATCGAGTCGGATTATGAAGCGAGCCTGATGACGGCCCCGAGCCTGATGTCCCTGCTGGCCGAACTCCCCATCCAGGGCGGCCTGGCCCGGACGGCCGTCATCCAGGGCCAGATCGATCTGACCGGGCAGCATCGCGGCCAGGCACGCGTCAACGTCTGGATCGGCGGCGGCGTCGGCTCGCTGGCGCTTCGAAACTTCTCCGGCTTTCCCGATGTCGCCGGCACGCCGTTTACCGGCTCGGCGGGCCTGGACTATCAGCTGCCCTGCGGCCTCATCGTCGGCGCGGCCTTCACCGCCGGGACCCAGACCCAGCAGTTTTCCATGGGCGGCGGGCACTTCGACCAGAACGACCAGACACTCAGCCTCTATTCCGCCTATCAGGCCGGCCCGGCCTGGGGCGATGTCGTGGCCTCCTACGGTTTCCTGCAGGACAAGATCGCCCGCGACGTGGCCTTGGGGCTTTTCACCGACAGCAACAGCGCCACGACCACGGGAACCACCCTGGGACTGGCTCTTCGCGCCGGGGGCGACATCCGCCTGGGGCAGGTGGTCACCGGTCCGGTGGCCGGGTTGGTGCTGCAGCAGGTGCGCATCCAGGGCTTTGCCGAATCGGGAACCAGCGGCGCGGCCACCGGCGGCAACGGTGTTGCGGCCCTGTCCTTTGGCCAGCAGATGCGCGATTCGGCCATAAGCCAGCTCGGCTGGCGCGCCGCCATCGAGGCCGGCGGCTGGCGGCCCTTCGTGGAAGCCAAATGGCACCACGAGCTGGTGGACCAGGCCGACCGCAAGGTCAAGGCCGCCCTGACCACGACCACGGCCCAGCCCTATTCCATGGCCGCCGCCCCGGTGAAAGCCGATTGGGGCACGGCCAGCCTGGGGACTTCCTATAAAATCAATGAGCGGGTGATGGTGCGCGGCGCGGCTTCAGCCATGGCCTTTGACGCCCAAACCGTCAGCTACGGCGGCGACCTGGGCCTCAGCGTCAGCTTTTAA
- a CDS encoding HAD family hydrolase produces the protein MTRRLPAWRNSVSFLRPDRLIVLALCCLLLVAATALAQTDPLPSWNEGPAKQAILAFVRATTDPSNPSYVRPEARIATFDQDGTTWVEQPMYTPMLYCLARLRELAKDKPELAGAEPFKSLLSGGLERLADASTDDIVKLYAATMTGMTVEELGNQVRRWLDTARDARWGRPYTELVYQPMLEVMQLLRAHGYKTYFVTGGGQDFLRAYAEKVYGVPPEQVVGTLNATKFGYDAAGKAVLTEEPRLLLNNVGPGKPQGIHLMIGRHPQAAFGNSDGDKEMLEYAQAGGGARLMMLVRHDDAEREYAYAAQSKIGTFPDSLLAEAAQKGWVVISMKQDWKRIFSWE, from the coding sequence ATGACCAGACGACTGCCTGCGTGGCGAAACAGCGTTTCTTTCCTTCGGCCGGACCGCCTGATCGTCCTGGCCCTGTGCTGCCTGTTGCTTGTCGCCGCGACGGCCCTGGCCCAGACCGACCCCCTGCCCTCCTGGAACGAGGGGCCGGCCAAACAGGCGATCCTGGCCTTCGTGCGCGCGACCACCGACCCGTCGAACCCGAGCTATGTCCGGCCCGAGGCGCGCATCGCCACCTTTGACCAGGACGGCACGACCTGGGTCGAGCAGCCCATGTACACGCCCATGCTCTACTGTCTGGCCCGGCTGCGCGAGCTGGCCAAGGACAAGCCGGAGCTGGCCGGGGCCGAACCCTTCAAGTCCCTGCTGTCCGGCGGTCTGGAGCGCCTGGCCGACGCGTCCACCGACGACATCGTCAAGCTCTACGCCGCGACCATGACCGGCATGACCGTGGAGGAACTCGGCAACCAGGTGCGCCGGTGGCTGGATACGGCCCGGGATGCCCGCTGGGGGCGGCCCTACACCGAGCTTGTCTACCAGCCCATGCTGGAAGTGATGCAGCTCCTTCGCGCCCATGGCTACAAGACCTATTTCGTCACCGGCGGCGGCCAGGATTTTCTGCGCGCCTACGCCGAAAAGGTCTACGGCGTGCCGCCCGAACAGGTGGTCGGCACGCTCAACGCCACGAAATTCGGCTATGACGCCGCCGGCAAGGCGGTCCTCACCGAAGAGCCCAGGCTGTTGCTCAACAACGTCGGCCCGGGCAAGCCCCAGGGCATCCACCTCATGATCGGCCGCCATCCCCAGGCGGCCTTTGGCAATTCCGACGGGGACAAGGAAATGCTCGAATACGCCCAGGCCGGCGGCGGCGCGCGGCTTATGATGCTCGTGCGCCACGACGACGCCGAGCGGGAATATGCCTACGCCGCCCAGTCCAAGATCGGGACGTTCCCCGACTCCCTGCTGGCCGAAGCGGCCCAAAAAGGTTGGGTCGTCATCAGCATGAAACAGGATTGGAAGCGTATTTTTTCTTGGGAGTAG
- a CDS encoding hybrid sensor histidine kinase/response regulator, translating into MWPDCDKTVIDMVRDAKQTILIVDDVETDVDTLVETLGDDYEIAVALDGPTALESLAPNPPDLILLDILMPGMDGYEVCRRLKADPATAAIPVIFLTALTEVQEKVTGFALGAVDYITKPFDIQEVKARVTTHLALKAAMEQLARQNTLLAEAARLREDVERITHHDLKGPLGVILSLPQLIAVGGNLTGEQAGYLEDIEEAGYQMLNMVNLSLGLLKMEQGVYELSPRLVDIVRVIGKVVAELASLRRARGVSVELRREGTPLTSDVAVHVVGEELLCHSMLSNLVKNAIEHSPAGGRVDIDIAPAKDGFRALALRNLGETDPGFRERFFEKYATHGKPGGTGLGTYSARLMARTMGGDLLLDAATPGETTLALCLPAPRT; encoded by the coding sequence ATGTGGCCTGATTGCGACAAGACGGTGATCGACATGGTACGCGACGCCAAACAAACCATTCTCATCGTGGACGACGTGGAAACCGACGTCGATACCCTGGTCGAAACCCTCGGCGACGACTACGAGATCGCCGTGGCCCTGGACGGCCCCACGGCCCTGGAAAGCCTGGCCCCCAATCCGCCCGACCTCATCCTCCTCGACATCCTCATGCCAGGCATGGACGGCTACGAGGTCTGCCGTCGCCTCAAGGCCGATCCGGCCACCGCCGCCATCCCCGTCATTTTCCTGACCGCCCTGACGGAAGTGCAGGAAAAGGTCACGGGCTTCGCCCTGGGGGCGGTGGACTACATCACCAAGCCCTTCGACATCCAGGAGGTCAAGGCCCGGGTCACGACCCATCTGGCGCTGAAGGCGGCCATGGAGCAGTTGGCCCGCCAAAACACGCTCTTGGCCGAGGCGGCGCGCCTGCGCGAGGACGTGGAGCGCATCACCCACCACGATCTCAAAGGACCCCTTGGCGTCATCCTGTCCCTGCCCCAGCTCATCGCCGTCGGCGGCAATCTGACCGGGGAGCAGGCCGGCTACCTGGAAGACATCGAAGAAGCCGGCTACCAGATGCTCAACATGGTCAACCTGTCCCTGGGCCTGCTCAAGATGGAACAGGGCGTTTATGAATTGTCGCCCAGGCTGGTGGACATCGTGCGGGTGATCGGCAAGGTCGTGGCGGAACTGGCTTCCCTGCGCCGCGCCCGGGGCGTGTCCGTGGAGCTGCGCCGGGAGGGAACTCCCCTGACGTCGGACGTCGCCGTGCACGTGGTTGGCGAGGAGCTTTTATGCCACTCCATGCTCTCCAACCTGGTCAAAAACGCCATTGAACACTCTCCGGCCGGCGGCCGGGTGGACATCGACATCGCCCCGGCCAAGGACGGCTTCCGCGCCCTTGCCCTTCGCAACCTCGGCGAAACCGATCCCGGCTTTCGGGAACGGTTTTTCGAGAAATACGCCACCCACGGCAAGCCCGGCGGCACAGGCCTTGGCACCTATTCGGCCCGGCTCATGGCCAGGACCATGGGCGGCGATCTGCTGCTCGACGCCGCAACGCCCGGAGAGACCACCCTGGCGCTGTGCCTGCCCGCGCCCCGGACCTGA
- a CDS encoding aldehyde ferredoxin oxidoreductase, translated as MAPGSGGFVGKVLRVDLSTGKITTEETGERYAALLGGAGIGYRVLWDEVPAGTGPFDAANKLVFATGPLVGTSVPCNGRATITTLFPTCWPKPLVGSGHMGGHFAAKLKYAGYDALIVEGKADKPVWLMIRDARVEIRDARRLWGTGIRRTTLAISQELGPDCVVAAIGQAGENLAPMGMVINSVSHSAGGVGGIMGGKNLKAVAVQGSGAVRIAGDKDAWEALVKFHLSILGANNQHIVPSFPTPQAEYYNPASRWIGQPGKRWGAARPPVEITGDIHDPNSIAFRTNSAAYFLGDEAWKYTVRGNGCTACPIRCHTMLKMPSVTAKYGIPDTGQNTCVALMFGRSFFKQLAGVKNSEAAMEACMVGMHLADDLGLWSNYGQLQRDLRKLYEGGYLKARLGSKEYASIPWDKYDRADPAFLLDLLPRIANRQGELGDVLSRGTGAIFDHWSIPESEWAQDHTTTYWKMGHAKHHANEDDGQCGVIINTQYNRDAQCHSHTNFVRNGLPLEVQKQLAAAIWGSPDALDAPGDYTPANVHKAKRAKWSLLRKELHDALGVCNWMGPWAASPLRERGYAGDDSLESKLLSLATGQTMDREALDRVAERIFTLHRALTIRDMGRVDMRAAHDVVPPWVFEDPSGAAALTKGTIRMDPADIAQAMDYFYEVMGWEKTTGAPSQARYAELGLADVGETLAAARLTPEAAK; from the coding sequence ATGGCCCCAGGCAGCGGCGGGTTTGTCGGCAAGGTCCTGCGCGTGGATCTCTCCACCGGCAAGATCACCACCGAGGAGACCGGCGAGCGCTACGCGGCCCTGCTCGGCGGGGCCGGCATCGGCTACCGGGTGCTCTGGGACGAGGTCCCGGCCGGGACCGGCCCCTTTGACGCGGCCAACAAGCTCGTCTTCGCCACCGGCCCCCTTGTCGGCACGAGCGTGCCTTGCAACGGCCGGGCCACCATCACCACGCTTTTTCCCACCTGCTGGCCCAAGCCGCTGGTCGGCTCGGGGCACATGGGCGGGCATTTCGCGGCCAAGCTCAAATATGCCGGCTACGACGCCCTGATCGTGGAAGGCAAAGCCGACAAACCGGTGTGGCTCATGATCCGCGACGCCCGAGTGGAGATCCGCGACGCCCGGCGCTTGTGGGGTACGGGCATCCGCCGGACCACCTTGGCCATAAGCCAGGAGCTGGGGCCGGACTGCGTGGTGGCGGCCATCGGCCAGGCCGGGGAAAACCTGGCTCCCATGGGCATGGTGATCAATTCCGTATCCCACTCGGCCGGCGGCGTGGGCGGAATCATGGGCGGCAAGAACCTCAAGGCCGTGGCCGTGCAAGGCAGCGGCGCGGTGCGCATCGCCGGGGACAAGGACGCCTGGGAGGCCCTGGTCAAGTTCCACCTCTCCATCCTTGGCGCCAACAACCAGCACATTGTCCCAAGCTTCCCCACGCCCCAGGCCGAATACTACAATCCGGCCTCGCGCTGGATCGGTCAGCCCGGCAAGCGATGGGGGGCGGCCAGACCGCCCGTCGAGATCACCGGCGACATCCACGACCCGAACAGCATCGCCTTTCGCACCAACAGCGCGGCCTATTTCCTGGGCGACGAGGCCTGGAAATACACCGTGCGCGGCAACGGCTGCACGGCCTGCCCCATCCGCTGCCACACCATGCTCAAGATGCCGTCGGTGACGGCCAAATACGGCATTCCGGACACGGGCCAAAACACCTGCGTGGCGCTCATGTTCGGACGCTCGTTTTTCAAGCAATTGGCCGGGGTCAAAAACAGCGAGGCCGCCATGGAGGCCTGCATGGTGGGCATGCATCTGGCCGACGACCTAGGCCTGTGGTCCAACTACGGCCAGCTGCAACGCGACCTGCGCAAGCTCTACGAAGGCGGCTATCTCAAGGCCCGGCTCGGGTCCAAGGAATACGCCTCCATCCCCTGGGACAAGTACGACCGCGCCGATCCGGCCTTCCTGCTCGACCTGCTGCCCCGCATCGCCAACCGCCAGGGCGAACTCGGGGACGTGCTCAGTCGCGGCACGGGCGCGATCTTCGACCACTGGTCCATCCCGGAATCGGAATGGGCCCAGGACCACACGACGACCTACTGGAAGATGGGCCATGCCAAGCACCACGCCAACGAGGACGACGGCCAGTGCGGGGTGATCATCAACACCCAGTACAACCGCGACGCCCAGTGCCACTCCCACACGAACTTCGTGCGAAACGGCCTGCCCCTGGAGGTGCAAAAACAACTGGCCGCCGCCATCTGGGGGTCCCCCGACGCCCTGGACGCGCCGGGAGACTACACGCCGGCCAACGTGCACAAAGCCAAACGGGCCAAGTGGTCGCTTTTGCGCAAGGAACTGCACGACGCCCTTGGGGTGTGCAACTGGATGGGGCCCTGGGCGGCTTCTCCCCTTCGCGAGCGCGGCTATGCCGGGGACGACAGCCTGGAGTCGAAGTTGTTGAGCCTGGCCACCGGCCAGACCATGGACCGGGAAGCGCTGGACCGGGTGGCGGAGCGCATCTTCACCCTGCACCGGGCCCTGACCATTCGGGACATGGGGCGGGTGGACATGCGCGCCGCCCACGACGTTGTGCCGCCCTGGGTCTTCGAGGACCCCAGTGGCGCGGCGGCCCTGACCAAGGGAACCATCCGCATGGACCCGGCCGACATCGCCCAGGCCATGGACTATTTCTACGAGGTCATGGGCTGGGAGAAAACAACTGGAGCGCCGAGCCAGGCGCGCTACGCCGAACTGGGCCTGGCGGACGTGGGCGAAACCCTGGCCGCCGCCAGGCTCACGCCCGAGGCCGCCAAGTGA